One Spea bombifrons isolate aSpeBom1 chromosome 1, aSpeBom1.2.pri, whole genome shotgun sequence DNA window includes the following coding sequences:
- the LOC128468417 gene encoding telomerase protein component 1-like, translating to MCLVECDLRWGIPQDTPSGQIFSTCLEELDRCHQDTLGKPFMVILLGERAGWIPDVAEVPQEIVEKYPWVHGMSVTGTEILHGAYMNSNPNAAFCLRSPSFLAQLPSHDLPRYQQKGWSALMLQSLKEQVWKRFPKEQILTYDCQLLGTDSSTGVDRVKLGFSDEFCTWILKFLQTRILQTFQEESEMLQAEEPSWEQTEKAQHQLFLWQKNQVFLGRELEVQRILEFLHVDPADLKQQSNKPEHKWTEEGAINPGIPLYEVIGEPGLGKSSLIAACINKAIELPCSTVFYHFVGCCPSSVQLSNIVMRLCCHLMPAAQELDDILLKLKNHSGNEEMKDILQKVLAAAPISKDMVLYIFIDGINQLSVPSDVSELLSWLSTEGFLSPFCRCVISRTPRSVSIQSAYNLHLEPLPLESAQRLAVTYLSRYNKAVLPLCRP from the exons ATGTGCCTGGTTGAGTGTGACTTAAGATGGGGTATCCCTCAAGACACCCCTTCGGGTCAGATATTCTCCACTTGCCTAGAAGAGCTGGACAGATGCCACCAGGACACATTGGGAAAGCCTTTTATGGTTATACTACTTGGAGAACG TGCTGGTTGGATACCAGATGTTGCTGAGGTTCCTCAGGAAATTGTGGAGAAGTATCCATGGGTCCATGGCATGTCTGTAACTGGAACGGAGATACTGCATGGGGCGTACATGAACAGCAATCCCAATGCTGCTTTCTGTCTTCGGAGTCCTTCCTTTCTGGCCCAGCTTCCCTCACATGACCTGCCTCGATATCAGCAGAAGGGTTGGAGTGCACTAATGTTGCAGTCCCTAAAGGAACAAGTGTGGAAGCGCTTTCCCAAAGAGCAAATTCTGACATATGATTGTCAATTGCTGGGCACAGACAGCTCTACTGGAGTTGATAGG GTGAAGCTGGGGTTTTCTGATGAATTCTGCACTTGGATTCTAAAGTTCCTACAGACAAGGATCCTCCAGACATTCCAAGAGGAATCTGAGATGTTGCAGGCAGAGGAGCCCTCTTG GGAGCAAACAGAAAAAGCTCAGCATCAACTGTTCCTGTGGCAAAAAAATCAAGTGTTCCTAGGCCGTGAGCTGGAGGTGCAAAGAATACTTGAGTTCCTGCATGTGGATCCAGCTGACCTTAAGCAACAATCCAATAAACCAGAACATAAATGGACAGAAGAAGGAGCAATCAATCCAGGGATTCCTTTGTACGAGGTCATAGGAGAACCTGGCTTGGGCAAATCGTCTCTGATTGCTGCCTGCATAAACAAAGCAATAGAG CTCCCTTGCAGCACAGTATTTTACCATTTTGTTGGCTGTTGCCCTTCGTCAGTCCAGCTTTCAAATATTGTGATGCGTTTGTGCTGTCACCTTATGCCAGCTGCACAAG aactagATGATATTCTCCTAAAGCTGAAAAACCATTCGGGGAATGAGGAAATGAAagatattctgcaaaaggttTTGGCAGCAGCTCCTATCTCCAAAGACAtggttctatatatatttattgatggTATAAACCAG CTCTCAGTACCATCTGATGTATCAGAACTTTTGTCCTGGCTGAGTACAGAGGGGTTCTTATCCCCTTTCTGCAGGTGTGTTATCAGCAGGACCCCAAGATCAGTCTCCATTCAATCTGCTTACAACTTACACCTGGAGCCTCTTCCCCTAGAGTCTGCACAACGCCTGGCAGTCACATACCTTTCTCGTTATAACAAG GCTGTTCTTCCTCTGTGCAGACCCTGA